The DNA sequence ATAATGTCCAATCACCctttaatttttgttcataaatacTATCAAATGGACTCTAAAACCTTTTTATCTAAGgattacataatttaaatatatataaatttttactaattttaattatatttaacttttttcatatttttcataataaattaaaacatgagaaaaatatttattttattattatttctttctttttttaatatttttttgagtaCCAGACATAGCCTTAGAgtaaattgtttatatttattgtttgaaaacaaatgctatttttctcatttcattcttcatttttcttttgagcTTAAGTGGTGATCAAAGGGGCGAAAAAGGAAAGCTAAAAGAAGTTattagaaaaatacaaaatacaaataaaaaatcctgcatttaatttccattttccaaTCAAGTGGTGGTTCCTCCAGGACCAACTCTCTCCATCCCAAGAAGCTTGGTTTGGGCGTTGGACCTCAGCCCAGCCCTATTGGGCCTATTCTCCAAGACCCAGGCCCATCCTCATTTACAGCCCTTCTCAAAACCAATGTTGAAAATGTTGGATGTGTTTCGGGCGTTGGCGAAATGAAAGAGGGGGCCAAAATGTTGACGGAAGAAACATCCAAAAATTTTGCCAAAAATCGGAGAAATATtgatgatttatttaaaaaaatcgcCTCCAGTTGAAAAAAACTGGCGATATTTCGGTTTATTTCACCAATTTTTTgcctattttttgaaaaaatcgatGCCCTCCACCTACTGCTGATTTGATGGCTCCTAGCTTCCCCACATTGATTTGACGGTCCAGATTTGGTTTGAGCTCCAACAGTCAATTTAATGTGCATCTGATGGTCCAAATTGAAGTTGGATGTGATCCAACAGTCATAATCGAACCCCAACAACTATGTGATGATTCAATGGTCAAATTTCGATCCAACAaccaattttgtttttcaatggTAAAATAAGATTCCAACAACTATTTTGACCCAACTTTTGTCTCCAATAACAAGACGAGGTTCCTTCATCTACCAattccattgaaccacatcgattTTCATTTTAGTACTAAAGAATCATTGTAAtgtaatatgtacaaattattgatatttaatgaaatcaagtCTTTCATGAAACTTCATAATGagtatgcaattacaaaattcacatttcttatcgaccgacatgatataattacatctaatatcacaaaccatatcatacatatatcaaattcttcaacaaaacaactttaaattgtctattatacttctaattatattgctatgaggtttttcttacattttcatgagttttgatcaattttttgccTACCAAacttttttcccaaaatatccaccgatatttctccgatatatccgtaaaattaaGGTagcgatatatccgtaattaccaatattttcatcaatactCAAAACTATATATAGTGGTATGGATTATGACTTCAAagacatgaatgaatttgagCTTTCATGTGTGAGTgtttttggttaaaaatttaaacaaaaaaaaggaaaaaaaataataaagagaaaaagtaaattgaaatataaaatatagatttaaagtgaataaagtatttttatatattattttaaacccatttaacttattttaaaatacataagagtttgtttggtcatgtgatttaaaaaccgttttttgtttttaaaaatagaaacttgtttttaaaattttttaacattatttgatcattattctttagaaacaattttttttaaaaaaaagtaaaagagaaaaaaaattttagagaacaagtaaGAGTTGTTTTCatggatttttgaaaataatttttagaaaacatggtCAAAGGAGCCCtaattttttcctaattttaagtatatataattttatttaatattcttcataataaaatcaattttcttaatattttttgttgtaatttttgaatataaactaaaaaaaaatgttttaatagtatttttggtatgtatcatataataaaaagagTAATTTTTGGAATAATCATTTATCATAAATCAAtccaaataattcttcaaatttctaaaaatgcttttaaatattagaaagtgTTTGTAGTCCCTTTCAAAATCCTTCCATTACAAACTTGAAATTGTGAATTTgcaagtgtttttaaaataataatgaaaattatatgCTAATGGATTTTGGGTGTAAgagataatttatatttaaattaaagataaaattaagaaatttatttcattttatccTAGTCATCATTTAGacaacttattaaaaataaaaaccaaacttttttaCTTTCATGAAAGTCCAAATTCCTATTTTCATTCTTACCACATCTCAATAATTTTGTACTGCATTTGACTAATGctcatgtgtatatatatggaGTTGGTTTTGGGTGCCCAAGTGGGATTGACAAATCATGCAACAAATGAGAGATtaggaaaaacaatttttattggGTTATGTTTTATCCGGCCATACTATTTTATAGTTAGGTATTCcgtaaacacaaatatatatatatatatagcattaaGCCTTTGGTATTACGAGAGAACgaggtttgattgaaaaaagaaaagaaaattaggattGTTTTCTCTGTGGTTTTTTACCTCATTTGAAGGGTTTTTTcacattataattatatttaacgtctcattttttgttgaatgttCTTTAGtgttgttattattgttgaatAGTTATTATTATCGtagtgtgtgtatatatatatattatctctCTCCCCCATAAAAAGGCCATAAAAACAAACTTCTACAAGAGAGCTTTCTCTCTTAAATTTcctccaattttttcttttatgcgGGTTAAGCATAAAAGTTAAGACATTTATactatgaaataaattttttatagtttCATTCAAGACTTGAGACAAAATTCATCGGTGAAATAACCAATTTGGAATTCGGGCATTTTGAgaccttattttttatatatataattttttttaatcatgaagatatatttaatataaatttctcttaattatatagatatattttaaaataaaataactaggGACGAAGCCAAGAAAGTGATTGAAGTAACATTATATGGaacttattttataagaagAATAACATTAAACTTCTAATATAGCCAAGTGATAAAGTAGCTGATTATCATAAAGCTTTTCCATTACCTACTATACTTTTACCAAAATTTCAGAATTTCCATTACCTATTGCAGTTCGGAAATGACATCAGAGTCAATATTTGTCTTTAATGTAAGCCTTTGGGCTTTGTCTATCCGAATCCAATGTAAGCCATGTCCATCCGCCGAATCCATCCGTAAGGTTTCCGACATGCCACGACGTCCTGACAGTGTGTCTAAGGGGTGATTGTGTGATCATGATATCCGAGGTTGAAAAAAACAATCTGACATCACAAATGTGGTAGTTAGTACAACATATAGTAgtaaaaatgcataaatttcaaCGTTAACATCCTAACGGTGAGTGGTCGGCGTCGTCGGCGGTAAAGCCACTTTTAAAGTACAGCATCAAATCTAGATTTCGAGAACACCGGAATCTTAGCCTTAGACAATGTAAAGTAAACGACCACCGTCGGCAACTTTTCCAACTTCCGAGCAGCTTGTGGCATACAAATGCTGTTGAGGTCTTGCCATTTACGCTAACACCTCTTTTATCCatgctttttctaaatattttaaaaaataattttaaatgtaattaaaattattaaaaatttatatatttttaaatgatttaatttatatgtaaaagagttaaattcatgcaaaatgtttaaaataatatataaaaataatttattaatttaaacttttttttgcTATTTCCTTTCCCTTGTATTTTGGTTAAAACTTTCTGAAAATTAAACATAGCGTTAGGAAATCAAATgtcaagaaaaaataataagggcatatttggaatgttttaaaaacagtattttgaataaaaatatgtttataaatttgaaatattttcaactttgtttttatatttcaaatattttttttaagaatatctTGTATCTTAATATTCATATACATTCCTActgtaaatatatatttaaaaaaaaatattttgaaaacaaacataatcttaaattAAGTCATACCATACAAACCTAGTATATCATATTAATACCTTTCCACCAATCAAATTCCAGcactttgaaaattattaattaattcctAAAATTTCTACTTCCATATGCTTGAATCATAAGccctattttaaaattaggtcTTCTTAGGATTAAAGCACCTCAATTCTATTTTTGGAAAGTGATGATAAATTAATACGAAAAATTTAAACGACGATATTTATAATGATTCAGTTTTAATGTGAGAGTTACCAAACtccaccatttttctttttacctcTAAACATAGTATTAGGATAAGCAAATCATgtgtaaaattcttaaaatggCCCAActtaaacaataatataaatttagaaattaaaattatttttatttttatttttttttaaaagaaattactGTGAAATTACGAATTATAGAATAGGAAACTGCGAAACTGGAAAGCAAAAACACAACGCTGCTGGCTTAAATTCTGCTCACAGTTTCATAAACGATCGCCTGCCTTTATTCCCGGGGCCCGTCTTCTACCTTCTACGACGTCGTTTTGGGCgatgaaacgacgtcgtttatGCTGGTTATTCGTATTCCCTTCTAGAACCATGTTTGCCAGTATTCAACTCtgcttttttttccttcttcccaTATCGGCAAACGGAAAAAAGTTGTCAATTTTAcgtactttctctctctagatttaTAAAACCCCAATTCCAATTCGATCCAACTATGATCAACTGACCCACACAGATCGGCAGCCGAATCGGAGCAAATGGGTTGCACGCAATCGAAGATCGAGAACGAAGAAATCGTGACGAGATGCAAAGAACGGAAGTTGTTCATGAAGGATGCGGTGACGGCACGCAACGCCTTCGCGGCGGCGCACTCCGCCTACGCCATGTCGTTGAAGAACACCGGCGCGGCCCTCAGTGACTATGCCCACGGCGAAGTCCAAAACCCCCAACTTCCCACGCAGACCAACTCCAATAACCCGCCCCACTACGAGACCCTTCCTCCGCCACCGCCGCCCCTCCCCCATTTCCCTGCGGCGCCGCTCCAGCGGGCTGCCACCATGCCGGAGTTCAAGCTTCCGAAGCCGGACTCGACGCCCTCTGACACGATAGAGGAAGAGAACGAAGACGAAATTTCGGATGATGAAATGGGTAGCAGCAGTTTGAGGCACCGGAGCAGTCGCCGGAGTGGAGGTGGGAGTAGGAGTGCCAAATTGGAGGTGGAAGATGATAGCCCCCCGCCACCGCCGCCGAGGGTGGATACGCCGCCTCCTCCGCCGCGGAGAGAGGAGCCTCCGTCGATGCCCCCGGAGACGAATAACGCCACGTGGGAATTTTTCTTCCCGTCGGTGGAGAGTATGCCAGGGACGACACTGAGTGAGGTGGAAGAGGTCAGGGTACATGAGCAGAAGGTGTTTGAGGAAAGGCCTAAGAGGGTTGATGAAACTCCGGTGGTAGTGGAGAATCCAGTGGAACCGGCACCGGCACCCCCACCACCAGGGGCGGTGGTGGGACCGAAGAATCCAAAAAAGGTGAAACAAGGGTCGAGTTCGGTCACTGCAGGGCCAGGAGCAGGGGTCATGGAGGTGAAGAGAGCAGGAGGAAAGAATTTGTTACAAATATTTGTTGAACTAGATGATCATTTTCTTAAGGCCTCAGAGAGTGCCCATGAGGTTTCCAAGATGCTTGAGGCTACCCGATTGCATTATCACTCTAATTTTGCAGATAATCGAGGTAATTCATTTCTATACTTCTCTTGCTGAATTCTTAGGATTAGTTTGCTTTTCAATTTTCCCTCGTATTGATTTtgaggttttctctctctcaatatATGAAATCAACTTTGACAATCATGATAAGTCAATCCTCAAGTTGGCTTCAGTTAGCTTGAGTAACTAGCATTTCTTCTTCTACTATAGTGGTGATCATAACAAGGAGAATCTTTAATGCTATGGACAAAAGgtagtctatatatatatattatgaatttggcatataatttgaattttgcaCTCCCAAATCCACATAACAGTTAAAGTAAACGCAGCCCATTATATCATCTCTATGATGCAGCAGTGGAGTTTGGATAAGTGATTGATCTTCCAGATGACTGTTGAATTGCCTTTATATTTGCTTTGCAGGCCATATTGATCATTCTGCAAGGGTCATGCGGGCAATTACATGGAATAGATCATTCAAAGGTTTGCCAAATGCCGATGATGGGAAGGATGATTTTGATTCAGAAGAGCATGAAACACATGCCACAGTCTTGGATAAAATGCTAGCATGGGAGAAAAAATTGTATGATGAAGTGAAGGTGTGCTTCTTCATCACATTGGTTTCATGGGTTTAATTTTCcatcattaattaatttgatttttgcaCAACTGTTAATGACTTTGGAATAGttgatatgtattttttttttccttctttttatttattttttatttattttaataaataggaTAGTTTTAGATGTCCTTCCTAGTGCCTTCTGcacattaatcatattttctcCAGTTTCTATAGAGATTTTTAATCTcctttattcattcaattatttaaaaggCTATAGACATGATACTCTCTTCTCAGAAACTTGGAGCTTCTCAATACTTCTTCTAATGCTTTTTTGGGTGAACACTTATTTAATATGTTTCGTACCATCATTTCATTGTTCAGGTACAGGGTTATAGACTTAAAATGGACACTTTTTATCTGGATTCTATAATCTTGTAAGTTGTTGGAAAaggaatttgttattttttttcaaattgatacTTCAGGGGCTTGTGTATTAGTAATTAGCAATCACTCCTTCAAGAAGATGTTTCACTTTCAGATTGCCATGAAGTCAGTAGTAACTTGCCCACCTCCAAAGTCTACTATTCCTTTTCTCCCCTTAAAACATAAGACTAAAACAATAGGTGTGCAATAGTTTGTTGTATTTTGTTCCACCATCTCATTCCTCGTAAGATTTTAATTTGTTGAGTGAATTAACTGCAAGCTTGGGTTGTGGAAACTGCAAATGGGATGTTCAGATGGGGCCATAAGAAAGTAAATGTaggtggattttttattttttattttatttttggataagtAAGAAAGTAAATATAGGTGGATATATTCAGCTTTTGTTGATGAAGCGATTGGAGTTGTCTTAATGCAGGGTAAATGCCTAAAACCTTATTGTGTTCCCAGGAGCTGTCACTGACAGTTGGCCTAAGTTGAGAAATGGTTCCTAGTCCCAAACCCTGTTTCTGGAGGACCATATTATCATTTGGGTGTGCCCTTATTTTCCTTCCACTCACATGATTTTCCTTTCCCTGTTTTTATTACTTATTCACTTCTGTCCACGTTATTTGTCTTTTGTTTTGCAACTTACCATCTCTGTAGCCATTTGCACCTTGTTATATCCAGGTGTTGTCTTTCTAAGATTACAGGGCTTGGCCTTCAGGTTTTCTAAGTTCTTATAGTGAAGTGCAAGAGCTCTGATAGAAAAAACAGGCTTGGTTGTACTGAATTCTCTCATCGGAGGAGTACCATTAGCTATTAAAGCTTTTCAATTCTCCAAAtaattgttctttcttt is a window from the Vitis riparia cultivar Riparia Gloire de Montpellier isolate 1030 chromosome 9, EGFV_Vit.rip_1.0, whole genome shotgun sequence genome containing:
- the LOC117922002 gene encoding protein ALTERED PHOSPHATE STARVATION RESPONSE 1; protein product: MGCTQSKIENEEIVTRCKERKLFMKDAVTARNAFAAAHSAYAMSLKNTGAALSDYAHGEVQNPQLPTQTNSNNPPHYETLPPPPPPLPHFPAAPLQRAATMPEFKLPKPDSTPSDTIEEENEDEISDDEMGSSSLRHRSSRRSGGGSRSAKLEVEDDSPPPPPPRVDTPPPPPRREEPPSMPPETNNATWEFFFPSVESMPGTTLSEVEEVRVHEQKVFEERPKRVDETPVVVENPVEPAPAPPPPGAVVGPKNPKKVKQGSSSVTAGPGAGVMEVKRAGGKNLLQIFVELDDHFLKASESAHEVSKMLEATRLHYHSNFADNRGHIDHSARVMRAITWNRSFKGLPNADDGKDDFDSEEHETHATVLDKMLAWEKKLYDEVKAGEIMRFEYQKKVAMLNKQKKRGTNAEALEKTKAAVSHLNTRYIVDMQSMDSTVSEINRLRDHQLYPKLVALVDGMATMWGTMLEHHKSQSKTAMALKSLDISQSPKETSEHHHKRTIQLWMVVREWHSQFDKLVTNQKNYITALKKWLRLNLIPIESNLKEKVSSPPRPQNPPIQALLQAWNDHLEKLPDELAKTSISNFAAIIETIMQHQQDEMRLKAKYEETAKELERKTRQFNDWHSKYMQKRIPDENDREHSGDDPHDDVVIERKLAVETLSNRLKDEEETYQKECVLVRDKSLASLKNHLPELFRALSEFSYACSDMYSRLRSISRSQKPAGN